The segment GTAATCTGTAAGAAAGCTACTAAGGAGGATCACAAACCACACTGATTTGTATATATACACTGTACATGTCTATGTATATCTGTATTGTTGCACAGCAGTACATTACATTTATGTAGTAACAGTATGTGCTGTATATTAGCAAAAGCTTCCTTATTATCTTCCAAAACTGCTAGACTTCAGCATGAGTGAGAATTAATGGAAGTGAATATATCAGGACAACATGACAATACAACCTGTGCTGCTTGTTGCCATATGGTACAATGCCAAGTTTTTATAGTCGTAATTAAAGTATCAAGCAAGGCATATGTTAACATTCTTCATCTCGTTCTGTAGGTTGACATGAGCAAGGTAAACCTGGAAGTAATCAAGCCATGGATAACAAAGAGAGTAACAGAAATCCTTGGATTTGAAGATGATGTAGTAATTGAATTTATATTCAATCAGTTGGAAGTGAAGGTAATAATTTTGCTGTGGTTGGTTCTCCGTATACGTAATTGTATTGCATACTTCTGCATAAACTGAAATTTTTCTGTCAAAAAACCAGTTGAAATTAGGAGGGATTTTGTTGCAATGCATATTGTGAATAATTCACTTTGTAAAACATGTGACCGTTTTAGTGAAGGTACATAGTATGCAAAACTGCTCAGGTGAAAAATCAGACTTACTGTGTTGATTTTGCTGTTACATGTTAAGCTACTTTGACAGCAATTTTCTAATGATGATGTGATTTATGATTTAAAAGGCCTGAACCAAAATGGAAGTTATTCCTTGCGTCTGAAGTATAGCACCATCACCTTATTAGGTCACAGCAGAGTGAGTGTCCAATGTCGCTCTGACCAACTCCCTTGATGATGCAGTGTGTGTTTGGAGGTGAGTTGTGTAAAGTGGCCGAACCAAAGACAGAAAGCATCCAACAGAAAGAAATTGGGCAAAGCTTTACACTGCTCTTTAAATTGTTTGGAATTAAATCACATTAAATATAAAGAATGAAGTGCAGTTCTAAATTGGTAAGAGGTGTTCAGTGGAGACCTACTCTATTTAGAATGATGTTCAGCTGGGATGGTGGGCTTAATATATGATTATAAAAGTACACTtcagtttagattagattagatttattggatttatatgccgcccctctccgtagacccggggcggctcacaacaatggtaaaaaacaatacatagttttgTTTAGAAAGCTTAAAGGTTCGAGCTGTTTTTCACTGAAATCAGTGGCAGGGCACCCTCTGATATCAGCAGAGCTGGACTGCACCACTGGAATACAGCTAAGTGATAGCAAGACATACTATACAGCATGAACTGCGTAAATGAACTTGCGTTCATGACAGCCTTTTACTTTGCACAGTCTGCCGCTGCATTCCAAGAGATTTGTTTCTCTGAACCATTGGCAAAATGTTCTTATTCTAATATTCTCTATGCTCAATCTTTCTTCCAAAGAATTCATCTTTGATTTGACTGAACAGTTGAAATTTCAACTGAGAAAGGTATTGATGTTTCCCTTAAAAAAATTACATGCTGTAATTTGAATGTAGGTTTTTATTTTAAGTATCCATATTTATAATCCCTTAATGTGCTTTAATAAGAATTCTGTTGGGGGAGCTGGCTTAGGGGAATCAGAAATTGTGGTAGGAAGTAGTTTACTAATTTGTATTACTAAAATAAAACCTAAGTGTGCAGTTTTAAACCCCCTTCATAGAAAGCATGATTTGAAGTttagaacttttttaaaaaacatttttttctttctgtggtTGTGTACTCATTATTGCTTGTTCGTCTTTTGCAATTTAGATAAATGGTATAACATTAAACTCAAGGTGATTGAGTTGCAGTAGGGAGTCGGAAGCAAGCCAAGGGAACATCTTTCTCTACAGGGGACTTGGCGATTCCAAACCCCCCCAAAGttccaagaagaaaaagaagacaccTGGAATCTGTACTTGCTTTTGTGCTGTTGAGCTGTGCTTGTTACATGGACCTTGTTGCTTTGACCAGCAACTTTAGAACGAAATTGCCCACCTGTATTGTGAACCACACTTGGCCTCTTAATCCTTTGTGGTCATCACATAATTGTCATTAAGAAAATGATGGCAGCTTTCATTCCATTAAATAGTTAGTGAAGGTTTAGTTCAGTTTACTGATGGAAGTAAGAAAATGCATGCATAAATTCTTTTTCAGTTTTCTTAGCAGGATTTCAGTGATATTGTAGATGATGATTCTGTAATGTTCAGTGTACAGCTTCAGTCCCTTGTACAAATAACTTAAAAGAATTTTTCAAGGATCGATACCAAAGAATGCTGGGGGAAAATGTTTAGAAAGTTAATTAGAAGAATCATACACCATCTATTATGATGCTGCTATGGCAAATTCATGGCCCTATGTTTCAGTGGCTGTACAGATCATACCTTATGAAATCCACAAAGGATTAACAGGCCATTTTGAATGTAATGGTAAGGCAAGAGAATGTTGGTTATTTGTTAGGACAGTTACTGAACAACTTTTAAgcaaagttttttgtttttttaagaaaacaaaaacctaataaAATGAGTGTAATACGCTCTTGTCCGTGGTAGAAgattaaatcaaaataaagaataTCTTGTCTGGGTTTGGTTTTTCAAATAACCTGTATTTCTTCCTGTCATATCTCTTTACAGAATCCTGATTCCAAAATGATGCAAATCAACTTGACTGGATTTTTGAATGGGAAAAACGCGAGAGAATTCATGGGAGAACTATGGCCGCTGCTGTTAAGTGCTCAAGAAAACATTGCTGGTATTCCATCTGCTTTTTTGGAgctgaagaaagaagaaataaaacaaagacAGGTAGGATTATGTTAAAGGAGGGTTATGGGTTTGAATTTAAGGCCAAATAATgattgatagaatagaatggctctggataaatatttgaaaaattagTATATGATCTGAAAAGCTGTAATAATTTGGTAAAAATGTAAGAGAACAAAGTGGATAGACACTACTTATTGAGCTGCAGTATCTTAGAATTTTTTGGTAACTAAACACTTGACTACTGAAAAGATTTCTTAAAAGATGTGAGCACTGGAAACATTTGAAGACCtgaacaattagtttttattGTATGCATAAAATCTATAAAAAAGATGATCTGATTTCCTGAACAGTGTTCATTTCTGCTGTGAAGAATTGGTTTTGCATAGTTTTTAGTCGTGAGTTTTTGAAACGAAGGTGATTAACTATTTCAACTGTATGATGatcattttttaattaaacattaCAAACTTTACCAAATGCATGAGATAGGGAAAAATTCCTTCTATTATTTGTCTTTAAACTTTTAGAGGCACTAataagatgttaaagagtacagcaAAATGCTGTTATTTATTTCTAGTTTACTGTCTTTGTGTTGTTTGCCACCCAGATATTTTATCTCTCCCTGTCTGTGTTAATTATTCCCACCAATTTTCTGACAGAGAAAATCAAAGGAATACATGTTCATGTATTTATTATGTTTCTGCTGGGATTGTAGCAGTATAAGAACTTTAATTTCAACAAGGATGTGTAATGTCTGGTAATCAAATATCTGCCCATTCCAGCTTCCTAAGCTGGGTTCTGTAGTAAATCACAAATCACAGGGTCATTACATGGATGATCGAAGAGGAGGGAATGCAGACTTTCTGAAGTTGTTGAATTTCAACACCCCAAAGCCTCACCCAGCAAGATCAGCCTAGAATGGATTCAGCTTTTTATGTGTGCCTTTTGATTAAAATTGGTATTTGCTGTTTCAGATTGAACAGGAAAAATTGGCTTCAATGAAGAAACAAGATGAAGACAAGGATAAACGAgacaaagaagataaagaaaacagagaaaagcGGGACCGTTCTCGGAGCCCCAGAAGGTGATATTTATTTGCATAAATTGCATTTTTTTGTGTGTCTTGAAGATGTCAGTAGAGCAATTATGCATGAAAACGAAAATGCATCTTAATGATGCTGTCTAAAAGTTGTGGTTGAGGTGCATTTTCGCCTTGTGTTGCTTGCTTTAGCTGAACACATGAAAGAATCAAAGGTTTGCCCATATATATTGCATCCACAGTTTCTTTACGCTAATTAGGCATATTGAACACAAACCCACAAACTTCTGTACTGGGATTTTCGATAACGCCGGGCTCCAACTCTTTGATGGACTTTAAAAGCCTTCATCCCAAGTACTGTACTTTCAGGCTTCCCCAGATAACAGAACTCCACGCAGGCATATAGGAAGGAAAGAACCTCCCTACATGGCATCACTCCATCACATTTTAAGTCCTCACAGTTACTAACTAAACCTTCTCCAGAAGGTTACCGAACGCAGTAATTTTACCGTTTTAGTCAGCGGTCAAAATAGAAGATTAGGGATGTCCAAtttataaagattattttatcaCATGCATGCTACGATGAGCATATTTTTTTAGATCTAAACTAAATTTACATTTGTCTAGACGCAAATCAAGATCTCCTTCCCCTAGAAGACGCTCATCTCCTGTTAGGAAAGAGAGGAAACATAGCCATTCTCGATCCCCCCACCACACAGCCAAAAGTCGCAGTGTTACACCTCCACctgtaaaaaaagaagagacaCCAGAACCAGAACCTTCCATGAAAGTAAAAGAAACATTGATCCAGGAGGCCACATCTACCAGGTAACACCACAGATAATTAATTATTTTCCTCCTGGTTTTGTAATATTAATTATGTTAAATCAGTGAAATTAGATGTTATGTCCACTGTTTAGGGCTTCAGAAATAGTAGTTGCTAAATATCCTGTTATGTAAAATAGTGTGTCCTAAAATAGCGACATAATGAGTATTATATCAGCTTTCCGCTAATTTAATATTGACTTCGTAATTTATTTTAACAGTGATATCTTGAAACTCCCTAAAATTGAGCCTATGCCGGATACTAAGGAAATATCTCCAGAAAGAGTTtccaaaaaggaaagagaaagggaaaaagaaaaggagaagcctCGTCCAAGATCTCCATCTCGATCTAGGTCAAGATCAAAGTCTCGATCACGTTCCCCATCACATTCAAGACCAAGAAGACGTCATAGATCACGATCTAGGTTAGATAGTTCAGATTCTTTCTAAAAATAGCTCACCTTATATCTAACCTTTTTAACCGTTGTAAGTGTATATTACCTTGTTAATAACTGAGAATATTAAATATATGAAGCCTTAATGCTTTCATTTATTATTCCCAAATTATcctcttggttttttaaaattatctatctatatacttATACTAGCCTTATACTTGCCTTCCTTGATGCATATTATCATAAAGCAGTTCCCTTTCTGTGCTACGCAAAGTAACATCTGGACTAGTTTGTAGCTACGGCAGGTAGGCAGGTGCTATTGCTCTTCCTTCCCTTGGAAACTTTGTAAACATTCAGTCCTATTTGGTAACTGAGTTTTTGATCATTTGTATGATTAGGTCTTATTCACCAAGAAGGCGGCCTAGCCCAAGAAGGCGCCCATCTCCTCGGAGAAGAACCCCACCAAGACGTATTCCACCTCCACCCAGGCATAGAAGAAGCAGATCTCCTGTGAGGCGGTAAGAATTTTGGGAGTTTACAGGCAACAGTCACTAACACTGAAACCTTTTGGGATTCTCCTATCCTGATCTTTGTTAGATCTTAGCTCCAGTTCCAGCAATTGTATTTCATAGAACTCCAGGTAGGAGGAAGCTATGCTACATTTTTGTTGCTTCTTATGCTACCCAAGCTTTTATGTCACTTATATTGAAAAATTGTCATTTTACAAATTTAAGATCTTGGTTTTTTCTTCATTGTTCATGTTTTAGACTGATAATAACTGTTTCTCTAACGGAATTATGTTGCAAagcatgactctaaagtgtgcaatagggttgatattcctggaggcgtctgtaatatggtaaatgacttagctttactagataaatggtcaaagcaatggaaactgcagtttaatgtttccaaatgtaaaataatgcacttggggaaaaggaatcctcaatctgagtattgcattggcagttctgtgttagcaaatacttcagaagaaaaggatttaggggtagtgatttctgacagtctcaaaatgggtgaacagtgcagtcaggcggtagggaaagcaagtaggatgcttggctgcatagctagaggtataacaagcaggaagagggagattatgatcccgctatatagaatgctggtgagaccacatttggaatactgtgttcagttctggagacctcacctacaaaaagatattgacaaaattgaacgggtccaaagacgggctacaagaatggtggaaggtcttaagcataaaacgtatcaggaaagacttaatgaactcaatctgtatagtctggaggacagaaggaaaaggggggacatgatcgagacatttaaatatattaaagggttaaataaggttcaggagggaagtgtttttaataggaaagtgaacacaagaacaaggggacacaatctgaagttagttgggggaaagatcaaaagcaacatgagaagatattattttactgaaagtgtagtagatccttggaacaaacttccagcagacgtggtagataaatccacagtaactgaatttaaacatgcctgggataaacatatatccatcctaagataaaatacagaaaatagtataagggcagactagatggaccatgaggtctttttctgccgtcagacttctatgtttctacctattCCTATCAGTTTAGTTGGAAATATTTTTGTGGCTATGCTTTTGGCAGGAGGGCTTTCAAGGAAGAATGCAAGGATTGTTTGCAATGTTGGTTAAAACCTCTTCTCTGACTTATCAGTCCATTTTCTACTGTTGCTGATAAGTGACATTTGTAAAGCTAAGACAGACAAAACAACAGTTGCATTTGCTTAGTAGAATAATAAATACAGTTTCATAGTCATATGGCCTTCTAATGAGTATTGTTCAAGGGAGAgttagtacacacacacacacactcacacggtTCTTGGGAATCATACAATCAAAGGTGGAGTCATCAACTAGATGAGAGCAACAGAATTGTTCACAGTCTCCTTTAAATGTAATGTGATGAAGTCAGCTTAGTTGCTAACTATGTTTTGTCTGGATGTTTTAATGTTTGGAAAAGGAAAAGGGCAGCTATTTTTCAGTTCCCTGATTTTGACCAAGAATAAAAACATTGTGTAATATATTAAATGTTCAGATTATCCAGTTCTTAATCCAGAGACTTTCACCATTACTAAATGGTATTTAACTTACAAGATTGATGCAACCAATAGTTCTGCATAATGTAGAAAATGAACATTCTGTTATTGGAAGTATCATACTAGAAGTTAGTAAAATCTTTATGAAACTGCAAGGCAGATCAGTCTTTGGACTAAGTTTAGAGCATATTTAATATCAACTTTAATGTTTTAGGAGGAGGAGATCATCCGCATCAATATCAGGAAGTAGTTCATCCTCATCATCTTCACGTTCTCGATCACCACCAAAGAAACCGCCTAAGAGAGTTGTCTCTAGCCCTCCCCGGAAAACAAGGAGGCTTTCTCCTTCTGCAAGCCCCCCAAGGCGAAGGCACCGGCCATCCCCACCTCCAAGTCCTCCCCCCAAACCCCGCAGGTCACCAACACCACAGCAGTCTAATCGTACAAGAAAAGTCCGTAGTTCTGTTTCTCCCAATAGGACTTCAGGTAAATGGAAGTGTTTTTGAAAATATTCCAAGCCATTATGATAATGTTTTTAACCTCAAATGCTTCTGTATTAAAGTGCTTAATTAGATATTATCTAACTTTGAAAGAAAACTGCAATCTTTCCAGTAAGATTTGCTTTCCAGGCTGCAACTTACTGTGTGGAATTGACCAGGAAATTAGACCTTTTCTGCATTTTAGCTACTTGAGTTGTATGTCACATTTTTCATAATTTGATGAAATATCTAGACTTTCTCCTAAATATTGAcaatttttaataatatgaaagCATAAATACTTCCACATGAATGTGATATAAAtgagttttaaattttgtttccttttttctttttagcatcTAAACATAAAAGTATTGAAAAGAGAGAATCTCCCTCGCCCGCACCAAAAACAAGAAAAGTTGAATTGTCAGAATCAGGTAGGTTTCAGAATGTTGCTGTACTTTGCAATGTCTGTGATAACGGGAAAAgttaaatgttgtgagccgccccgagtctacagagaggggcggcatacaaatctaataaataattaaatcaatcATTAAATGGAATTCGATAAGTTAGATCCTAATACCCATGGTAGGTACAGTTTAATAAAAATCAAATGTAAGGTCAACTCAACAACAGCAAAAGTTGCAATTAGATTTCAGTCATcatttgtgttctgtcgggctctctggtagaatcctcccaaaaattcacaggtacaaatttcagacacacacgtttgaaaattcaaaacaatgttctttataatgaaaattcacttaaacctttgaaaagtgttcggaaacttcagatcgtgcagaatgcagctgcgagagcagtcatgggcttacccaggtatgcccatgtttcaccatcactccacagtctgcattggctgccgatcagtttccggtcacaattcaaagtgttggttatgacctttaaagcccttcatggcatcggaccagaatatctccgagaccgccttctgccgcacgaatcccagcgaccgattaggtcccacagagtgggcctcctccaggtcccgtcaactaaacaatgtcggttggcgggccccaggggaagagccttctctgtggcggcaccgactctctggaaccaactccccctggagatcagaattgcccctactcttcctgccttccgtaaacttctcaaaacccacctttgccgtcaggcatggggaaactgaacatctccccctgggcccgctgaatttatgcatggtatgcttgtgtgtgtgtatgttagtatagggttttgtttttttttaaacttttcatattttaattaattggattatgtattggattgttttttcacttgttgtgagccgccccgagtcttcggagaggggcggcatacaaatccaaataataaataaataaataaataaactaagccctcttttgttatagcaaagagcactcctctccaaacaaactggtaatttatacaagtcccttatcagttcactgatacttagcttgcagctgtgaggcaattcaaagtccttctttcacaaagtgaaacacactttgctctggtttaggttcaacgcagggaaaaatcagcacacaagaagtcaaagtcaggaaagcagtcacgaaatacaacgatcagataatcctccacaatggccaaacccacaggctgctatttatagcagcctcactaatgaccacagcctcacccaaccacaggtggcctcattttcgttgataataatctctcagttgttgttgcctatgcatcactctccgcatgcgtggctgtatcattaactcttattctgaatacaaggaggagctagataattgatctccttctgagctgtctgccacactcctcctccctgtcactcatgtcttcttggtcagaggagcctttatcatcagattccacccgggggggcaaaacaggcctgcagcatgtggatgtctcccccacatccacggtgcttggggcaggagctgggccagagctaaccacaacaatttgagTTGCATAATCAAAAAGCCTAAACCAAAGGAACtaaaacttattttttattattttttatatgtatataaagGACGATCGCAGTCGGTATATATTGAGTCTCAAATTACTttattaatatgtactataattctTTCCTGTCTAATATTTAGAAGAAGACAAAGGTGGTAAAATGGCAGCTGCAGACTCCGTGCAGCAAAGACGACAGTACAGAAGGCAGAACCAGCAGTCTTCATCAGGTAAAGTATTTTATGTTCTTTTATACATATACTTGAAATAAgttgattattatttattgggttttCTTCTCGGGTCTAAACTGTAGTTTGACATAgactgagatatttttttttgtcctgaTGCAGTGAGACACTAAGTCTTACATATgagcaaatttttacttttagtGATAAGAGATAGTGGTGcatagagaaaaaaaatggaaggacATCTAATAAAGCTTTGTTCCTTGCCCAAGAATCCCAAATATATATGGATATATGAAAGCACTTCATAAAAATTACTATATCTATTTTTTTCGGGTAGTGGAGAGTAAAAGTTTTACTTGATGCCTGTCCAGCTTGTTTTCTGTTTCCTTGTTTGTCATTGCTGATGTTTTGATTCTTTGAAGAAGCAAAGACTGAAAATCCTTGTTGAACTAGTAAAAATTTATAACTGAAAATTACGTAAATAGTTGTGATCCTCCTTTTCCGTTCCACTATAACTAAAGTTCTGTATAACAAAGAACTTTAACAATCCTGAAAATATTGTTAGGAGTAGTTTCTCAACATTAAGCCTAATTTACAATTGGAGGGTCAACCAAGATTAAGCTTTAAATGGGCAGAAACATTCAATTATGCTTTTAAAATGGTTTATCAGAGCTCTTTGTACTTTTCAATACTTCATTAAATGTCTATATGATTTGAGCTGCTTGGTTTGGACCTTGTGGGGCAATTGAATACTGTAAACAGTTGAATAAGTatgcttccttccttttctatttCTAGTCTATAGGATACAATACACTGAATATTCTGCACTTCAAAGTGATATCACATTtcaatcattattatttattgtggTTCAGATTCtggttcatcatcatcatccgaaGAGGAACGACCGAAAAAGTCAAATGTGAAAAACGGTGAAGTGGGTAGACGACGGCGGCACTCCCATTCTCGCAGCCCATCTCCTTCTCCACGAAAGTGGCAGAAAGAATCTTCTCCTCGGTAACTTCCTGTTGTGTGTCCAGGCTAATTTTTTCGGTTACTAATTTATCAGGTTTCTTGACCACCTGATAAAAGCTACTGGAATTTCTGAATACATTGCATAGTTTCTGACTCAtgtcacgtcaactaaacaatgtcatttggtgggacccaggggaagagccttctctgtggcggccccgacccgttggaaccaactccccccagatatcagagtttcccccaccctccttgcctttcgtaagctccttaaaacccacctctgtcgtcaggcatgggggaattgagactttccctccccctaggcttataaaatttatgcatggtatgttagtatgtatgattggtttctaaattggagttttaaattaacttaaatattagatttgtttacattgtattattattgctgtgagccgccctgagtctgcggagaggggtggcatacaaatctgattaataaataataaataaataaataaatgtggccaCATTCACTCATCATTCTGTGTTCATGGCTAGTTTGTAAAAAATAAGCCTGTCTTGAAATATcataggtaaaggttcccctgcgCATGTGTGCTAGTCATTTCCGGCTCTAGATCGGTTTCAACTCACTCCGTtacatggcactagggattcggactgctgaactgccgacctcCTGATTGACAAGCtgagcatcttagccactgagtcacCCTTGAGATATCATGTTAAGCCATAAAACCATGATTTAAAACCCTAATGCCTGAATTCATACCTTAATGAACCATTCCATGACTATAGTTATGAACCCAGCTATTGTGTCCAGTTTTCGCTTTCATTTTAGCCATGGTAATTTTGCACCTCTGTTCCAGTCTTCTCATTTTCATAGTTTTGCTAGCAACATAAAGGGCAACTGTTTACCTTAAAAAGTGAGGGATTTGTTGCCTGCAGATATGCAACGTATATTGTAACTTGATCAGTTTTTGCCTCCTAATTGATGCTCACAAATGAATTTTTTCCTCCCTCCACTGCTGTCAGGATGCAGATGGGAAAGAGGTGGCAGTCACCAATTGTTAAAAGGTTGGTCAGCAGGTCATTCTGTTAAGAGTTAAACTTTGATGTGTTTTGAGAATGGAGCATTTACTGCTGATCTGATCACAACCACGTGTTTCCCCCTTCTAGGAAATACAGTAAAAAGATATAAGTAAATAACACAAATGGTGGCGTATAGGTGGTCATTTCCTATCAGCTTCTTTTTCTGTAACTACATGCTGGGAAGTGGAAAAAAAGGTCAAATAATTAAAGTAGAATAATGGAAGAACCAATTAATTGATCTACTTAATGTTTACTAAATTGCAAAAGTGATTAAAATATATCCCTTACACTTCTAGTCTTCATCGGTTCtataatttattcatttgattactgggcaaaagttttaaaataattttacacCAAAAAGATGGAAGGCAATTTAGATGTTAAATGCTGTAGTGAACTATAGTGAGGatcataaaatttatttattatatatcccactttcattatttcttattttttttaaaaaacaaatgttaAATTGGCACAGATAAATTGGTCCTTGGCCATATCCATCTTCTCTCTAAAGACAAAAGATCAAGATATTTTAATGTATT is part of the Erythrolamprus reginae isolate rEryReg1 chromosome 11, rEryReg1.hap1, whole genome shotgun sequence genome and harbors:
- the SRRM1 gene encoding serine/arginine repetitive matrix protein 1 isoform X9; protein product: MMQINLTGFLNGKNAREFMGELWPLLLSAQENIAGIPSAFLELKKEEIKQRQIEQEKLASMKKQDEDKDKRDKEDKENREKRDRSRSPRSDILKLPKIEPMPDTKEISPERVSKKEREREKEKEKPRPRSPSRSRSRSKSRSRSPSHSRPRRRHRSRSRSYSPRRRPSPRRRPSPRRRTPPRRIPPPPRHRRSRSPVRRRRRSSASISGSSSSSSSSRSRSPPKKPPKRVVSSPPRKTRRLSPSASPPRRRHRPSPPPSPPPKPRRSPTPQQSNRTRKVRSSVSPNRTSASKHKSIEKRESPSPAPKTRKVELSESEEDKGGKMAAADSVQQRRQYRRQNQQSSSDSGSSSSSEEERPKKSNVKNGEVGRRRRHSHSRSPSPSPRKWQKESSPRMQMGKRWQSPIVKSRRRRSPSPPPARRRRSPSPAPPPRRRRSPSPPRRRSPSPPPRRHSPTPRRYSPPIQRRYSPSPPPKRRTASPPPKRRASPSPQPKLRVSRSPPPKQRSPPPPKRRSPSASCKHRKSPPPSRSIREPRSPLQNKRHSPSPQPRPPRTSASPPLLRRGPSSSPQRRQSPSPTSRPIRRVSRTPEPKKSKKASPPSPHSARRGSSSRSASASPEPPPKKHPAPPSPARSTSPSAHWSPVAPAKKDKSPTPSPSPVRNSDQEGGGKKKKKKKDKKHKKDKKHKKHKKHKKEKAAAAAAAAAAMAVLTPSVEEDQEKIVEPKKETESEAEDNLDDLEKHLREKALRSMRKAQASPPS